A window from Chryseobacterium vaccae encodes these proteins:
- a CDS encoding sugar phosphate nucleotidyltransferase has product MKIIVPMAGRGSRLRPHTLTVPKPLIPIAGKPIVQRLVEDIAKVAGEPIEEVAFIIGDFGPEIEKSLIHIAEKLGAKGSIYYQNDPLGTAHAIKCAEASMQGDVVIAFADTLFRADFQLDKNSDGVIWVKSVEDPSAFGVVKLDNYGFITDFVEKPQTFVSDLAIIGIYYFNSAEKLMDEINHIIDNDIKNGGEYQLTMALENLRAKGAKFTLGKVNDWMDCGNKNATVETNSKILEYEREEMMKYPASAVIENSLIIQPCFIGENVKISNSKVGPGVSLGNNTIIVNSNIENSLIQENTRINHGNLSNSMIGNSAQYFGVAREISLGDYSVLDFLSK; this is encoded by the coding sequence ATGAAAATAATTGTTCCTATGGCTGGACGCGGTTCCAGATTACGTCCACATACTCTTACTGTTCCCAAACCTCTTATTCCTATTGCCGGAAAACCAATTGTTCAGAGACTGGTGGAAGATATTGCTAAAGTAGCGGGAGAACCTATTGAAGAAGTAGCATTTATCATCGGAGATTTCGGACCTGAGATCGAAAAATCGTTAATCCATATCGCAGAAAAACTGGGTGCAAAAGGAAGCATATACTATCAGAATGATCCTCTGGGAACAGCTCATGCTATCAAGTGTGCAGAAGCTTCCATGCAAGGAGATGTGGTCATTGCCTTTGCGGATACTCTTTTCCGTGCAGACTTCCAGCTGGATAAAAATTCAGATGGTGTGATCTGGGTCAAAAGTGTAGAAGATCCGTCTGCTTTTGGTGTGGTAAAACTGGACAATTACGGTTTTATTACAGATTTCGTAGAGAAACCTCAGACTTTTGTTTCTGATCTTGCCATCATCGGGATCTATTATTTCAACAGTGCTGAAAAGCTGATGGATGAGATCAACCATATCATTGATAACGATATTAAAAACGGCGGTGAATACCAATTAACCATGGCTTTGGAAAACTTAAGAGCCAAAGGGGCAAAATTCACTTTAGGAAAGGTAAATGACTGGATGGACTGCGGAAACAAAAATGCAACCGTAGAAACCAACAGCAAAATTCTTGAATACGAAAGAGAAGAAATGATGAAATATCCTGCTTCGGCTGTTATTGAAAATTCACTGATTATCCAGCCTTGCTTTATTGGAGAGAATGTAAAAATATCCAACTCAAAAGTAGGCCCGGGAGTATCATTAGGAAATAATACAATAATTGTTAACTCCAATATTGAGAATTCCCTGATTCAGGAGAATACAAGAATCAATCACGGAAATCTTTCCAATTCCATGATTGGAAATTCGGCGCAGTATTTCGGTGTTGCAAGAGAAATTTCTTTAGGTGATTATTCCGTACTGGATTTTTTATCTAAATAA
- a CDS encoding PspC family transcriptional regulator gives MFDNIRHKMEREWFGVLTRTGAKLGIPVSKLRIFFIYSTFATAGFFFLIYLGLAFTLWIKDIFITRRPSVFDL, from the coding sequence ATGTTTGATAATATCCGCCATAAGATGGAAAGAGAATGGTTCGGTGTTCTTACGAGAACCGGGGCTAAACTGGGAATTCCTGTATCCAAGCTAAGGATATTCTTTATCTATTCAACTTTTGCCACTGCCGGCTTCTTCTTTCTGATCTATCTTGGATTGGCTTTCACGCTTTGGATCAAAGATATTTTTATTACCAGAAGACCCAGTGTTTTTGATTTATAA
- a CDS encoding DUF2851 family protein, which yields MTEKLLQYLWNYKIFQHFDFRDTEGNPVEIIHYGKWNTNAGPDFLDAQIKTKGLLIAGNIELHIRTSDWIFHNHSTDPNYQNIILHVVFLNDAEIDDLSRRNVPTLELKDHIDENVLWKYEKLVSGKTFIPCENIFNPAKIPIAFHEENILKKLDEKSLELEKSLDLHKNNFEAVLFHSLAYSFGLKVNAHIFRQIAESIDFSIINKIRQNEIQLESLFFGVSGWLDQPMDGQMMLWKREFEFIKKKFNITDLKFHPKFLRLRPPNFPTIRLSQLADLYYQHQNLFSKLIRAESTEELYHVFSPIKASEYWDCHFNFGTISKVQPKILSRDFIELVILNTVLPLKYTYHKYHKEEIAGEVLDFYRNITTEKNTITSGWKKIGLNCKNALESQSLIYHYKNSCTEKNCLNCSIGFKLLKESSNV from the coding sequence ATGACAGAAAAACTCCTTCAATATCTTTGGAATTATAAAATTTTCCAACATTTTGACTTCAGAGACACTGAGGGGAACCCTGTTGAAATCATCCATTACGGGAAATGGAATACGAATGCTGGTCCTGATTTCTTAGACGCCCAGATTAAAACAAAAGGGCTTCTGATTGCCGGAAATATAGAGCTACACATAAGAACCTCGGACTGGATCTTTCACAATCACTCCACAGATCCTAATTACCAGAATATTATTCTTCATGTGGTATTCCTGAACGATGCAGAAATTGATGACCTCAGCCGGCGAAATGTTCCCACTCTGGAATTGAAAGATCATATTGATGAAAATGTTCTCTGGAAATATGAAAAGCTGGTAAGTGGTAAGACTTTCATTCCCTGTGAAAATATTTTCAATCCTGCTAAAATTCCGATTGCTTTTCATGAAGAGAATATCCTGAAAAAACTGGATGAAAAATCTCTGGAACTGGAAAAGAGTCTGGATCTTCATAAAAACAATTTTGAGGCGGTACTTTTTCACAGTCTAGCCTACTCTTTCGGTTTAAAAGTAAATGCTCATATCTTCAGACAGATTGCAGAAAGCATTGATTTTAGTATCATCAATAAAATCCGGCAGAATGAAATACAGCTTGAATCCTTGTTTTTCGGAGTTTCAGGATGGCTTGATCAACCTATGGACGGGCAAATGATGCTCTGGAAACGGGAATTTGAATTTATTAAGAAGAAGTTCAATATTACTGATCTGAAATTTCATCCTAAATTTTTACGCCTGCGTCCTCCTAATTTCCCTACTATCCGTCTCTCTCAGCTGGCCGATCTTTATTACCAACACCAGAATTTATTTTCAAAACTCATCAGGGCGGAAAGTACGGAAGAATTGTATCATGTATTCTCACCCATCAAAGCATCGGAATACTGGGATTGTCATTTTAATTTCGGAACAATCTCAAAGGTTCAGCCCAAAATTTTGAGCAGAGATTTTATTGAACTGGTTATCCTGAATACAGTTTTACCTTTAAAATATACCTACCATAAATACCATAAAGAAGAAATTGCAGGTGAAGTCCTTGACTTTTACCGGAATATAACCACTGAAAAAAATACGATAACCTCCGGATGGAAAAAAATAGGTCTGAACTGTAAAAATGCTTTGGAAAGCCAGAGCCTGATTTATCATTACAAAAACTCGTGTACCGAAAAAAATTGCTTAAATTGCAGTATTGGATTTAAACTTTTAAAAGAATCTTCAAATGTTTGA
- a CDS encoding DUF4292 domain-containing protein, whose protein sequence is MKNCILILLVLLTLSSCKTRNAAKNNSGNVQDSTVVSEDGRKSKDNGESVRDKYTFFEHVLIPPKFEQIKINSKVNVQTGSFIPTLDATIYIENDKKVWMNLQALLFNVARGIATPEGIKGQDKTSKTYIDSDFDYLNNLLNVNFIDYKSLEKILMGRTFVKINDSNFTLTQNAQGFKMVSNANQKIVTDEKTREYKIVLLYDTNYDLLSVNLKDVLSSDELEISYSNWNEYNGIRLPKNVKIIIKGSKSSQILLENTKFDFSRMETPYSVPSSYKKIEIK, encoded by the coding sequence ATGAAAAACTGTATCCTGATACTTTTAGTACTTCTTACCTTATCATCGTGCAAAACAAGAAATGCCGCAAAAAACAACAGCGGCAATGTGCAGGACAGCACTGTAGTTTCAGAAGATGGTAGAAAATCCAAAGATAACGGTGAATCTGTGAGAGACAAATACACCTTTTTTGAACATGTGCTTATCCCTCCCAAATTTGAGCAGATTAAAATAAACAGTAAAGTAAACGTACAGACAGGGAGCTTTATTCCGACTCTTGATGCTACCATTTATATTGAAAATGATAAAAAAGTCTGGATGAACCTTCAGGCCCTTCTATTTAATGTAGCCAGAGGAATTGCTACTCCGGAGGGGATTAAAGGCCAGGATAAGACCAGTAAAACATATATCGATTCAGATTTTGATTACCTCAATAATTTACTGAATGTAAACTTCATCGACTATAAATCCCTGGAAAAAATTCTGATGGGAAGAACTTTTGTTAAAATCAATGATTCAAATTTTACATTAACCCAAAATGCACAGGGGTTTAAAATGGTCTCCAATGCCAACCAGAAGATTGTTACCGATGAAAAAACAAGGGAATATAAAATTGTTCTGCTCTATGATACCAATTATGATTTGCTGAGCGTTAATTTAAAGGATGTTCTGTCTTCTGATGAACTGGAAATTTCTTACAGCAACTGGAATGAATACAACGGAATCCGTCTTCCAAAAAATGTTAAAATAATTATAAAAGGCTCAAAATCTAGTCAGATTTTACTGGAAAATACGAAATTTGACTTTTCGAGGATGGAAACACCTTATTCTGTACCATCCAGTTACAAGAAAATTGAGATTAAATGA
- a CDS encoding GNAT family N-acetyltransferase yields the protein MEFLPITTAEDYRVQEIYSSYTSTFPEDERRDWNQFTALFSNPHVKVISVLHNSQTIGYLIIWELSSYVFVEHFEVFETFRSQKLGSHITGYLFKTYPRIVLEIEPDHLGEDAKRRYAFYQKNGFTLIDEMYVQPSYGEGKKPLDLWLLANYAPEHLKEIKEEIYDVVYH from the coding sequence ATGGAATTTTTACCAATTACTACCGCTGAAGACTATAGAGTTCAGGAAATCTACTCTTCTTATACCTCAACTTTTCCTGAAGACGAGCGAAGAGACTGGAATCAATTTACTGCTCTTTTTTCCAATCCTCATGTAAAAGTAATCTCTGTACTGCACAATTCACAGACGATAGGATACCTGATCATCTGGGAACTGAGTTCTTATGTTTTTGTAGAACATTTTGAGGTTTTTGAGACCTTCAGAAGCCAAAAGCTAGGATCACACATTACAGGATACCTGTTTAAAACTTATCCCCGAATTGTTCTGGAAATAGAGCCGGATCATTTGGGAGAAGATGCTAAAAGACGCTATGCTTTTTATCAGAAAAACGGATTCACCCTGATTGATGAAATGTATGTACAGCCCAGTTATGGTGAAGGCAAAAAGCCATTAGATCTGTGGCTGCTTGCGAACTATGCCCCTGAACACCTGAAGGAGATCAAAGAAGAAATTTATGATGTAGTATATCATTAA
- the ribA gene encoding GTP cyclohydrolase II has translation MIKIQAEANVPTEHGTFRMIAFSENENDWMPHMAIVAENTDFTKPVNVRFHSECITGEVFHSKKCECGQQLDAAMKYIHENGGMIIYLRQEGRNIGIINKLKAYSLQEKGLDTVQANLELGLPADDRNFGVAIEILNLLDVKDVNLLTNNPEKVKYVTESNVHLNSRIPLQIPANEISKGYLKTKKDFFGHLLDDNDN, from the coding sequence ATGATTAAAATTCAGGCGGAAGCCAATGTTCCCACAGAGCACGGGACTTTCCGAATGATCGCTTTCTCTGAAAACGAAAATGACTGGATGCCCCACATGGCCATCGTAGCAGAAAATACAGACTTCACAAAACCGGTGAACGTACGTTTTCATTCAGAATGCATTACCGGAGAGGTTTTTCACTCAAAAAAATGCGAATGCGGACAACAATTGGATGCCGCAATGAAATATATCCATGAGAACGGAGGAATGATTATTTATCTTCGTCAGGAAGGAAGAAATATAGGAATCATCAATAAGCTGAAAGCCTACTCGCTTCAGGAAAAAGGATTGGACACTGTACAGGCAAATCTGGAACTGGGACTTCCTGCTGATGACCGAAATTTCGGAGTGGCTATTGAGATCCTTAATCTGTTAGATGTAAAAGATGTCAATTTGCTAACCAACAATCCTGAAAAGGTAAAATATGTAACAGAAAGCAATGTACACCTTAATTCACGGATTCCTTTACAGATTCCGGCCAATGAAATAAGCAAAGGCTATCTGAAGACAAAAAAAGACTTCTTCGGACATCTGCTGGATGACAATGATAATTAA
- a CDS encoding glycoside hydrolase family 3 protein: MKKLIYTSLFICAFISPAAKAQYQPKNLSKDDLKKAHHWVDKTYRSLSQDEKLGQLFIVALYTNKGEGYIEQVRNIVVNDKIGGLILMQDDAAREISLVNEFQQKSKVPMMIGMDAEWGLFQRIATAHKFPWAMTLGAIQDKSLIYQMSAKIADDCHRMGINWDFAPVVDVNTNPGNPIIGNRSFGSEVDNVISSALSYSNGLQDNTILAAIKHFPGHGDTSTDSHLDLPVVSHNLDRLNTVELAPFKALMDKGIGGVMVAHLYVPSLESGKGIPASVSKNIITGLLKDKLGYKGLIITDALNMGAVANKYKPGELDALAFKAGNDIMLFSQGVSEGKKLIQKAIDNREISQSRVEESVKKILLTKYFLGLDKYTPKNPENINSDLNNDSHKTLVQNLYANALTLLKDDKKLLPVTGKQVYYVPLEEAPYQTFANQLGSNVMIKKASEINTIPAGSMVIVGFHKDNSTAYKPYKISAESKKILADLTKKQNVILNVFGSAYALKDIDISNVSTVLVSYENNDDSMTAAANALNGKTKIWGRLPVLVNDQLKAGMGIDLNAGVNTTVSSTSKQQ, translated from the coding sequence ATGAAGAAATTAATATATACTTCCCTCTTTATTTGTGCATTCATAAGCCCTGCTGCCAAAGCACAGTACCAGCCCAAAAACCTTTCCAAAGACGATCTGAAAAAGGCCCATCACTGGGTAGACAAGACCTACAGATCACTTTCCCAGGATGAAAAGCTGGGCCAGCTGTTTATCGTAGCATTGTACACGAATAAAGGCGAAGGCTATATTGAGCAGGTAAGAAACATCGTGGTTAATGATAAGATTGGAGGTCTGATCCTGATGCAGGATGACGCTGCCAGAGAAATCAGTCTGGTGAATGAATTTCAACAGAAATCCAAAGTTCCGATGATGATCGGAATGGACGCTGAATGGGGATTGTTCCAGAGGATCGCTACAGCTCATAAATTTCCATGGGCTATGACTCTTGGTGCTATTCAGGATAAGAGCCTTATTTACCAGATGTCTGCCAAAATTGCTGACGACTGTCACAGAATGGGGATCAACTGGGACTTTGCGCCGGTTGTTGACGTTAATACCAACCCAGGCAACCCGATCATCGGAAACAGAAGCTTCGGATCGGAAGTAGATAATGTCATCAGCTCTGCCCTATCCTATTCCAACGGTCTTCAGGATAATACCATCCTCGCTGCCATCAAGCATTTTCCGGGACATGGTGATACCAGTACAGATTCTCACCTTGATCTGCCTGTTGTTTCCCATAACTTAGACAGACTGAACACTGTTGAGCTGGCTCCTTTTAAAGCTTTAATGGATAAAGGAATCGGAGGAGTGATGGTAGCCCATTTATATGTTCCGAGCTTAGAATCCGGAAAAGGCATTCCTGCTTCGGTTTCTAAAAATATTATTACAGGATTACTGAAAGATAAATTAGGCTATAAAGGTTTAATTATCACTGATGCATTAAATATGGGTGCTGTAGCCAATAAATATAAACCGGGTGAACTTGATGCTTTAGCGTTTAAGGCAGGAAATGATATCATGCTATTCTCCCAAGGAGTTTCCGAAGGAAAAAAATTAATCCAGAAAGCTATTGATAATCGTGAAATTTCACAATCCAGAGTAGAAGAAAGTGTAAAGAAAATTTTATTGACGAAATATTTTCTCGGCCTTGACAAATACACACCAAAAAACCCGGAAAATATCAACAGCGACCTGAACAATGACTCTCATAAAACCCTTGTTCAGAATCTTTATGCCAATGCTCTGACTTTATTAAAAGACGACAAGAAATTACTTCCTGTTACAGGAAAGCAGGTCTATTACGTTCCATTGGAAGAAGCTCCGTATCAAACATTCGCTAATCAGCTTGGGTCTAATGTTATGATCAAAAAAGCCAGTGAAATCAATACTATTCCTGCAGGATCAATGGTAATCGTTGGTTTCCATAAAGATAATTCAACGGCTTATAAACCTTATAAGATTTCAGCAGAATCAAAGAAAATACTAGCTGACCTTACCAAAAAACAAAACGTTATTTTAAATGTGTTCGGAAGTGCTTACGCGCTGAAAGACATTGATATTTCAAATGTGTCTACTGTTCTTGTATCTTACGAAAACAATGACGATTCAATGACAGCTGCAGCCAATGCTCTGAATGGAAAGACAAAAATCTGGGGCAGACTGCCTGTTCTGGTTAACGACCAGCTTAAAGCAGGTATGGGTATAGACCTTAATGCCGGCGTGAACACAACCGTTTCATCAACATCAAAACAACAATAA
- a CDS encoding murein hydrolase activator EnvC family protein, with the protein MIRKFSFLIGILMFGLHQGQQNKEQLQKQNAELKKQIAQINTDLAKTRNESKLSVAYLTNVNKKLSLREKVYSNTQKEKRFIEDEIYLRQLEINRQNKELAVLRKNYAEVLVNAYKNKGVQNKVTFILSAKNLGEAIRRVQYLKQYSDYQDKKASEITDAANQIKKSIAQKQTSVKEKENLLVNQQKDLTTINAERAQKEQLVEDFKKNESKLTAELRQKQAQNKVIEGQIRAIIAEEIRIAKAEEEARKKAEAEKIRLAKLAAEREKARIEAEAKAKAEALERERKLAEAEAKKTAELAAKRAEEEKKRSEEAARAEANAKDEARRVAAKKAYDEANARAKEAAEKLTAAKAAETALAKRKEEEKKAAETKAMTNYGVSAAPAGSNFAESKGRLGYPADRAGQITHRFGRQPHPVFKNITEENNGVKISVPSGTRAKSVYPGSVSSVMANSDGTKTVIVKHGTYFTIYSNLGSVSVSKGQQVSAGTPVGTVAQDFDGAYTLDFQVWNGSTPVDPLGWISY; encoded by the coding sequence ATGATTAGAAAATTTAGCTTTTTAATAGGTATTTTGATGTTCGGACTGCATCAGGGGCAGCAGAACAAGGAACAGCTTCAGAAGCAGAATGCCGAACTTAAAAAACAAATTGCACAAATAAATACAGATTTAGCGAAAACAAGAAACGAATCTAAACTTTCAGTAGCCTATCTTACCAACGTTAATAAAAAATTATCTTTAAGAGAAAAGGTGTATTCCAATACTCAGAAAGAAAAAAGATTTATTGAAGATGAGATTTATCTGCGTCAGCTGGAAATTAACCGCCAAAACAAAGAATTGGCCGTTCTTAGAAAGAATTATGCGGAAGTTCTTGTAAATGCTTATAAAAACAAAGGGGTACAGAACAAAGTAACCTTCATTCTTTCTGCCAAAAATTTAGGCGAGGCCATCAGAAGAGTACAATACCTGAAACAGTATTCTGATTACCAGGATAAAAAAGCTTCTGAAATTACTGATGCCGCTAATCAGATTAAAAAATCCATTGCTCAAAAGCAAACCTCCGTTAAGGAAAAAGAAAATCTTCTGGTGAACCAGCAGAAAGATCTTACGACCATTAATGCGGAAAGAGCCCAAAAGGAACAGTTGGTGGAAGATTTCAAGAAGAACGAATCAAAACTTACGGCTGAACTTAGACAAAAGCAGGCTCAGAATAAAGTAATAGAGGGGCAGATCAGAGCAATTATTGCTGAAGAAATCAGAATAGCAAAAGCTGAAGAAGAAGCCAGAAAGAAAGCCGAAGCTGAAAAAATACGTCTTGCCAAACTTGCTGCTGAAAGAGAAAAAGCAAGAATTGAAGCAGAAGCAAAAGCAAAAGCAGAAGCTCTTGAAAGAGAAAGAAAACTCGCTGAAGCAGAAGCTAAAAAAACAGCTGAACTCGCCGCTAAAAGAGCTGAAGAAGAGAAAAAACGAAGCGAAGAAGCCGCAAGAGCTGAAGCCAATGCCAAAGACGAAGCCAGAAGAGTTGCCGCTAAAAAAGCATATGACGAAGCGAATGCCAGAGCCAAAGAAGCTGCAGAAAAACTAACAGCAGCCAAAGCAGCAGAAACAGCCCTTGCCAAGAGAAAAGAAGAAGAGAAAAAAGCCGCAGAAACTAAAGCGATGACCAATTACGGGGTGTCTGCAGCTCCTGCCGGAAGTAATTTTGCAGAGAGCAAAGGGAGATTGGGATATCCAGCAGACAGAGCCGGACAGATTACCCACCGATTTGGAAGACAGCCGCACCCGGTTTTCAAAAATATTACGGAAGAAAATAACGGTGTTAAAATTTCAGTTCCTTCAGGAACACGCGCGAAGTCTGTATATCCGGGGTCTGTTTCTTCAGTAATGGCTAACAGTGACGGAACAAAAACCGTTATTGTGAAACACGGAACCTATTTTACGATCTATTCCAACTTAGGAAGCGTAAGTGTCTCCAAAGGACAGCAGGTTTCTGCCGGTACGCCAGTGGGTACCGTTGCTCAGGATTTTGACGGTGCTTATACCCTTGATTTCCAAGTATGGAACGGAAGTACACCAGTTGATCCATTAGGTTGGATTTCATATTAA
- a CDS encoding DUF4254 domain-containing protein has translation MNFTETAWKVFNQSIEDYHVSDDVNTLINNPFEKDSLERILYAKNWIDTVQWHLEDIIRDENIDPAEALQLKRTIDASNQKRTDLVEYIDGWFLRKFENITPEPDAKINTETPAWAVDRLSILALKVYHMSLEANRDSASEEHRANCQAKLDVLLTQKEDLSTSIDQLLADIENGKVKMKVYKQMKMYNDESLNPILYQKGQQK, from the coding sequence ATGAATTTCACTGAAACTGCATGGAAAGTCTTCAATCAATCTATTGAAGACTATCACGTGTCTGATGACGTTAACACTCTAATTAATAACCCGTTTGAAAAAGACAGTTTGGAACGGATTTTGTATGCAAAGAACTGGATTGATACCGTTCAATGGCATTTAGAAGATATTATTAGAGATGAAAATATCGATCCTGCTGAAGCTCTTCAACTGAAGAGAACAATTGATGCTTCTAACCAGAAAAGAACAGATCTGGTAGAATATATCGACGGCTGGTTCCTTAGAAAGTTTGAAAATATAACTCCTGAACCTGATGCAAAAATCAATACAGAAACTCCCGCTTGGGCAGTAGACAGGTTATCAATTCTTGCATTAAAGGTTTATCATATGTCATTAGAAGCTAATAGAGATTCCGCTTCTGAAGAGCACCGTGCAAACTGCCAGGCAAAACTGGATGTACTGCTTACCCAGAAAGAAGACCTATCCACTTCTATAGATCAGTTGCTTGCTGATATTGAAAACGGTAAAGTTAAGATGAAGGTATACAAACAAATGAAAATGTATAACGATGAAAGTCTTAACCCAATCCTCTATCAAAAGGGGCAACAGAAATGA
- a CDS encoding twin-arginine translocase TatA/TatE family subunit — MNTLTILALSWQHVLIVAILLVLLFGGKKIPELMRGVGSGIKEFKDAVKEEDKPGSENKTSSNSNNNSSSN, encoded by the coding sequence ATGAATACACTAACAATACTTGCCTTATCTTGGCAGCACGTTCTGATCGTAGCCATACTTTTGGTCTTACTTTTCGGAGGAAAGAAAATTCCGGAACTAATGAGAGGAGTAGGCTCAGGGATCAAAGAATTTAAAGATGCGGTAAAGGAAGAAGACAAACCTGGCTCAGAAAACAAAACGTCTTCTAACTCAAATAATAATTCTTCCAGCAACTAA
- the bshA gene encoding N-acetyl-alpha-D-glucosaminyl L-malate synthase BshA yields MKIGILCYPTYGGSGIVATELGMSLANKGYEVHFISSALPARLDITNPNIFFHRVNVQTYPLFQYQPYDIALSSMIYRVVNLYKLDLLHAHYAIPYAYAAFTAKQMLKEDNNDIPLVTTLHGTDITLVGQHPSYKHAVEFSINQSDAITSVSESLKKDTLQFFNIKKEIQVITNFIDNSEFDDCSECQRTQFANPDEKILIHVSNLRPVKRVEEVLQIFKNVEKKVKSKLIIIGEGPDMEKVNQFLEENPDLISKIRLLGKVNDLYKILQLSDVFLLPSEQESFGLAALEAMAAYTPVISSNAGGIPEVNIQGETGFLAEIGNVEAMSNYTIKLLSNDELLTQMKQNAKDQAIKFDLKNILPIYEEMYRTTIENFKKETVAGIN; encoded by the coding sequence ATGAAAATAGGCATACTTTGCTATCCAACCTACGGAGGAAGCGGAATTGTAGCAACAGAACTCGGAATGTCTCTTGCTAATAAAGGCTATGAAGTACATTTCATCAGCTCAGCGCTTCCCGCAAGATTAGACATCACCAATCCCAATATTTTCTTTCACAGGGTAAATGTTCAGACTTATCCGCTTTTCCAGTATCAGCCTTATGATATTGCTTTAAGTTCGATGATCTATCGTGTCGTGAATCTTTATAAGCTGGATCTGCTTCACGCTCATTATGCTATTCCTTATGCATATGCAGCATTCACCGCCAAACAGATGCTGAAAGAAGACAATAATGACATACCTTTGGTAACCACCCTTCACGGAACAGATATTACGCTGGTGGGACAACATCCAAGCTACAAACATGCTGTGGAGTTTTCCATTAATCAGTCAGATGCTATCACTTCTGTTTCTGAAAGTCTGAAAAAAGATACCCTTCAGTTTTTCAATATCAAAAAAGAGATTCAGGTTATTACCAATTTTATTGATAATTCTGAATTTGATGACTGTTCGGAATGCCAGCGAACACAATTTGCCAATCCTGACGAAAAAATCCTGATTCACGTTTCCAATTTACGTCCGGTAAAACGCGTGGAAGAAGTGCTTCAGATCTTCAAGAATGTAGAGAAAAAGGTAAAATCAAAACTGATCATCATTGGTGAAGGTCCGGATATGGAAAAGGTTAATCAGTTTCTGGAGGAAAATCCTGATCTTATTTCCAAGATCCGTCTTTTAGGAAAAGTAAATGACCTGTATAAAATTTTACAGCTTTCCGATGTATTTCTTCTTCCTTCAGAACAGGAAAGTTTTGGTTTGGCTGCTTTGGAAGCCATGGCTGCTTATACTCCGGTCATCAGTTCCAATGCGGGCGGAATTCCTGAGGTAAACATTCAGGGAGAAACCGGATTCCTTGCTGAGATCGGAAATGTGGAAGCCATGAGCAATTATACGATCAAGCTCCTGAGCAATGATGAGCTTTTAACCCAGATGAAGCAGAATGCCAAAGACCAGGCGATCAAGTTTGATCTGAAAAACATTCTTCCGATCTATGAGGAAATGTACAGAACAACCATAGAAAATTTCAAGAAAGAAACCGTTGCAGGAATCAACTGA